AGCGCTCATGAACCACTCGCAGAGCAAGGCCCTCTTCTCGCGTGCGCAGGAGCTCATTCCGGGAGGGGTGAACTCACCGGTGCGCGCCTTTCGTGGAGTTGGTGGCGAGCCCGTCTTCTTCAAGGAGGGGGCGGGCGCGTGGCTGACGGACGTGGATGGCAACCGGTACGTGGACCTGGTGGGAAGCTGGGGTCCGCTCATCCTCGGCCATGCGTGGCCGCCGGTGGTGGCGGCCATCACCGAGGCGGCGCGCCGGGGGACGACGTTCGGGGCGCCCACGGACGTGGAGGTGCAGTTCGCCGAACTCATCTGCGCCACGGTGCCGAGCGTGGAGAAGGTGCGGCTGGTGTCCAGCGGCACGGAGGCCACGGTGGCGGCCATCCGGCTGGCGCGGGGCTTCACGGGCCGCGACCACATCCTCAAGTTCGAGGGCTGCTTCCACGGCGCGGGCGATCCCTTCCTGGTGAAGGCGGGCAGCGGCGTGGAGACGCTGGGACTGCCGGACTCGCCGGGGGTGCCCGCGGCGGTGGCGGGGCTCACGCTGACGGTGCCCTTCAATGACCTGGGGGCGGTGGAGCGGCTGTTCGCCGAGCGCGCCAAGGACATCGCCTGCGCCATCATCGAGCCGGTGGTGGGCAACATGGGCGTGCTCATCCCCGAGGAGGGCTACCTCCAGGGGCTCCAGGCGC
Above is a window of Cystobacter fuscus DNA encoding:
- the hemL gene encoding glutamate-1-semialdehyde 2,1-aminomutase, coding for MNHSQSKALFSRAQELIPGGVNSPVRAFRGVGGEPVFFKEGAGAWLTDVDGNRYVDLVGSWGPLILGHAWPPVVAAITEAARRGTTFGAPTDVEVQFAELICATVPSVEKVRLVSSGTEATVAAIRLARGFTGRDHILKFEGCFHGAGDPFLVKAGSGVETLGLPDSPGVPAAVAGLTLTVPFNDLGAVERLFAERAKDIACAIIEPVVGNMGVLIPEEGYLQGLQALCRAHGVLFVLDEVMTGFRLARGGAQEVYGLRPDLSTFGKVVGGGMPLAAYGGRRDVMAKVAPEGPVYQSGTLSGNPVAVAAGLATLQALRSPGVYERLDAIGRELEAGLRAEAEEARVPVTINRVGSMFTVFFTEGPVFDYASAKKSDTARYGRFFHHMLEEGVYLPPSQFESAFLSLSINEPEVAHLLRAARRAFRALGQGS